The genomic segment AAGCCGCGGATGGACTCGAGCTCCGGCGCGATGTGCAGGCCGTGGAAGCGCGGCAGACCCTCATCGAACGCAGTGCGCAGCAGCGCCACCGCGTCCTCCGGCCGTCGCTGCGCGCCGGCGATGGCGGCGCGCCAGTAGGTCGGCCGGCCGCGCGCGAGCGGTCCATGCTGCTGCCCGAGCCAGGCGATCTCCGCCTGCGTCGCGTTGCGATCGCCATCGAGTGCGGCGAGCACGCCGAGCGCGCCATGGATTGCGACGGAATCCGGGTAGTTCGGCACGCGCTTCGACGCGAACGGTGACGGGTCCACGCGTCCTGCCGGCGGTGCGTGTACGAGACCGGCCAGATAGCGCCGCGCCTCGGCACGTCGCCCTGCCGCCGCTAGCGCGATCGCCAGCTCGTGGTGCTGACGAACGGTGCGCCCTGCTGGTGGAACCGCACGGTACCAGGCGATCGCCTGCGCCAGCAACGTGTCCGCGACGGCGCGCCGTGTGCTGGCGCGCCTCCTGCCGGCCAGCCCCTCCGGCGCATGTGCACGGAGCTCGAGCGCAGTGTGCAGCAGGAGTGCACCCCGGCTCGGCTCGCCCGGGCCCGTTGCAGGCGGGTTGTCCAGCTGCTCCTCGATGGCGTTCACGTGTCCGAGTGCGGCCAGAGCCTGGAGCTCGAGCATCCGCGCACGCGGATCCTGGGGATAGAGGGCGCGCGCACGGCGCGCAGCCGCGAGCTCGGGGCGGTGGTCGCCGTCGAGATGATAGGCAAGGCCGAGATTCTGCCAGTAGTAGAACCAGCCGCGCAGCTCACCTCGCTCGGGCTCAATGGCGGTGAGGCGCTCGACGGCCTCGCGCGCCCGACCCAGACGCAACGCCTCGTCCGCGGCCTGCACGGCGGGGATCGTACTTCCCGGCGCGAGCATCGCCGCCTCACTCATGGCAGCATGCGCTGCCCGCACATCGCCGTCGCGCCCCGCCTGCAGCCAGTCGAGGTGAGCCACCGAGAAGCGGTCGAGCTGCGCGCGCTCCCGCTCGAGGACGCGCAGCACGGAGTCAGCCGCGGGCCGATCGTCCATCATGTTCAGCACCAGGGCTTCGATCACGCGCGGCAGGAGGAATTCGGGATCCAGCTCCGAGGCGCGACGGAAGTGAGCGAGCGCCGCGGGCAGCCGCCGCATCGCATGCGCGTCACGGCCGGCCAGGTACTCGGCATACGCCTCGAAGCGAGGCACACGCGCCACCGCCTGCACGTGAGTGAGCTGGGTATCGAGCTGAGGGTACAGCGTCTCCTGCACGCGTCGACGCAGCTGCTCGATACCGTCCATTACCGAGGCCAGGGACGTGGAGACCGGTTCCACCGAGCCAACCACCAGGCCGCTCTCCACATGTGTGATCTGCGCCTCCAGCTGCACGCGATCGCCCTCGCGGTACAATGCACCCGCCACGAGCAGCCCCGCACCCGCCGTGCGCGCCATACGCCGCGGCGATCCTGCATCAGGGTCGCCGGCGAACGCGGCCAGCGGTACTGCCCCGATGAAACCGGTCTCCCACAATCCGCGCGTGATCCAGTCGGTCGCCATGCGGGCGTGCATGTCGAGCTCTGCGGCGCCGCTGCGATTCTCAATGTCCGCGATGGCGACTCGCCGCACGTCCAGCGGCGGGTCAGCCGCTATCATCGGCAGGCCGACAGCGACGCCCAGGACGACGAGCGCGACCGCCACCATCAGCGCAACGCGCGCACGCGAGCGACGCGGTGCGGAGAGCGACTCGAGCGCTGACAGCACCGCACCCGCATCGCGATAGCGGGCGGATGGCTGTTTGCTCAGACACCGCTCCACGATGCGCGCGAGCCCGGCCGGCACGTCCGGCCGCACAGTCGCGAGCGGTGGTGGAGCGGCGCTGCGGATAGCGTGAATGAGCTGCGGCGCTTCCGTTGCCGTGAACGGGCGGCGGCCCGCGATCATCTCGTACAGCACTGCGCCGAGTGCCCACACGTCCGCCCGCACGTCGCTCCCATCGCCGCGTGTCTGCTCCGGACTCATGTAGGCCAGCGTGCCGGGCGTGACCGGCGCGTGTGACGGTGCGTCGCCGACCATCTTCGCGACCCCGAAGTCGACGATCTTCGCAGTGCCGTCGGTGGTGATCACGATGTTGCGCGGCTTGATGTCACCGTGCACGATCCCGCCCCGGTGCGCGGCAGCCAGCCCGGCCGTGATCTGAGTGCCGAGCGATTGTGCATCGGCGATAGCGAGTCGGCCGCGTTTGAGTCTCTCGCTCAGTGTCTCTCCCTCGCAATACGCCATCGCGAGGAAAAGCTGCTCGTCGGGTGTGTCTCCGAGCTCGTAGACCGTCACGATGTTGGGGTGATCGAGTGCGGATGCCGCGCGCGCCTCCTCCTCGAACCGGCGACGGGCCGTGGCGTCGACCGCCAGACGACGCGGCAGCAGCTTCAGTGCGGCCGCCCGGTGCAGCCGCTCGTCCTCCGCCAGATACACGACTCCCATGCCGCCCGCACCGACACGTCGTATCACGCGGTAGCGGCCGAGCGTCTCACCGGGCGCCAGGGAATCGACCGGCTCGCCAGTGGAATCCGTCGAATCGAGCAGCGCCGCCGTGTTCACCGGATCCAGCTCCAGGAATCCCGTGACAGCGCCGGACTCGATCGCAGCGTGCGCGTGCAGGAGTGCAGCAATCTCGGCGCGCTGCTCGTCGTCGTCGCATGCCGCGTCGAGGTACGCGCCCCTGGCGTCGGGCGGCAGCGCGCGAGCGGCATCGAACAGCGCGCGCCCGCGCTCCCAGCGTTCCGCCGCGGAGCTCATCCGTCACCTCCTCCACTCGCGACGTCACGTCCGAGCGCATGCAGCAGCCACGCACGCGCCATAGACCAGTCGGACTCCACGGTACGGGGAGACACGTCCAGTGCGGCGGCCGTGTCCTCCACGTTCATGCCGGCGAAAAACCGGTACTCCACCACCTTCACCTGCCGCGGACTCTTCTCACCGAGCCGGTGCAGCGCGTCGTCGAGCTCCAGCAGCTCGACGGCGTACGCGTCCACCGCGGCATCCTCGTCGCCCAGTGTGACCAGCTCCGCGCCGCCGCCCCGCTTCAGACTGTTGCGACGGCGCGCGCGATCCACCAGCACCCGCCGCATCGCCTGCGCCGCCGCCGCGAAAAAGTACGCCCGTCCGCGTCCGGTCACCCGGCCGTCACCGGCGAGGCGCAGATAGGCCTCGTGCACGAGCGCCGTAGTGTGGAGCGTGTGTTCACGCAGCTCGCCACGCAGCTGCCGATGCGCGATCGCGCGGAGCTCCTCGTAGATCAGGGGAACCAGTCGATCCAGCGTCTCCGGGCCGCCAGCGTGCGCGCCGTCGAGAAGCATCTCGACGCGTCTGGCTCGATGAGGGCTGGAGTGCATGTCGACCCCGGGGGCTCGGG from the Longimicrobiales bacterium genome contains:
- a CDS encoding serine/threonine-protein kinase, with the translated sequence MSSAAERWERGRALFDAARALPPDARGAYLDAACDDDEQRAEIAALLHAHAAIESGAVTGFLELDPVNTAALLDSTDSTGEPVDSLAPGETLGRYRVIRRVGAGGMGVVYLAEDERLHRAAALKLLPRRLAVDATARRRFEEEARAASALDHPNIVTVYELGDTPDEQLFLAMAYCEGETLSERLKRGRLAIADAQSLGTQITAGLAAAHRGGIVHGDIKPRNIVITTDGTAKIVDFGVAKMVGDAPSHAPVTPGTLAYMSPEQTRGDGSDVRADVWALGAVLYEMIAGRRPFTATEAPQLIHAIRSAAPPPLATVRPDVPAGLARIVERCLSKQPSARYRDAGAVLSALESLSAPRRSRARVALMVAVALVVLGVAVGLPMIAADPPLDVRRVAIADIENRSGAAELDMHARMATDWITRGLWETGFIGAVPLAAFAGDPDAGSPRRMARTAGAGLLVAGALYREGDRVQLEAQITHVESGLVVGSVEPVSTSLASVMDGIEQLRRRVQETLYPQLDTQLTHVQAVARVPRFEAYAEYLAGRDAHAMRRLPAALAHFRRASELDPEFLLPRVIEALVLNMMDDRPAADSVLRVLERERAQLDRFSVAHLDWLQAGRDGDVRAAHAAMSEAAMLAPGSTIPAVQAADEALRLGRAREAVERLTAIEPERGELRGWFYYWQNLGLAYHLDGDHRPELAAARRARALYPQDPRARMLELQALAALGHVNAIEEQLDNPPATGPGEPSRGALLLHTALELRAHAPEGLAGRRRASTRRAVADTLLAQAIAWYRAVPPAGRTVRQHHELAIALAAAGRRAEARRYLAGLVHAPPAGRVDPSPFASKRVPNYPDSVAIHGALGVLAALDGDRNATQAEIAWLGQQHGPLARGRPTYWRAAIAGAQRRPEDAVALLRTAFDEGLPRFHGLHIAPELESIRG
- a CDS encoding ECF-type sigma factor, encoding MHSSPHRARRVEMLLDGAHAGGPETLDRLVPLIYEELRAIAHRQLRGELREHTLHTTALVHEAYLRLAGDGRVTGRGRAYFFAAAAQAMRRVLVDRARRRNSLKRGGGAELVTLGDEDAAVDAYAVELLELDDALHRLGEKSPRQVKVVEYRFFAGMNVEDTAAALDVSPRTVESDWSMARAWLLHALGRDVASGGGDG